CAGCGAAGGGTTCCATCTTCTCCGCCCAGACGCTCTCGCCGCGGATCCATCCATAGGCGTCGTTTTTGTAGAGAAATATCTTCACGTTCGCCCCAAACCTGACCAACGTCTCAAGCTCGCCCACCGTAAAGGCGAAGCTGACAGATGCTTCATGTAAAATTCCAAGCGAAAACAGGTTGCTTGTTTTATCTTCAGTGAGGCTATATAATGCTGCTTGTTAGATTGCCAAGAGTTATGGGAGGGGAGATGGAGGTATGAAATACGTATGC
This is a stretch of genomic DNA from Acetomicrobium sp. S15 = DSM 107314. It encodes these proteins:
- a CDS encoding thiamine pyrophosphate-dependent enzyme, which produces MFSLGILHEASVSFAFTVGELETLVRFGANVKIFLYKNDAYGWIRGESVWAEKMEPFA